In Flavobacteriaceae bacterium, the following proteins share a genomic window:
- a CDS encoding flippase, with amino-acid sequence MKKFIKRRISKNLFISFIIQGFYTILSPLSMILLARVLGPDEFGVFAFTISIVTILSIISELGLPTVITRFGTIYFMKNKMELYKGLLKFSNSRILFGSFLLVSIVLILYFFDLINEEYGLTLVVGLPLIFLFALSRVRSSILTSINKVNLAQLPEMIVRPILLIFFVLLIYYYGKISAFNSVLIYVFINAVVYLFGQSLVDRNTRKFKLKRIISAFEKNKWTQVAFPLFLLGGIQILGAQSDVFLLGLLSDSNDIGVFKSMYQISLLVIFSLSAINAICTPLIVENFEKNRYKELKKLLVNFCGINFILAILIGFPFFFFGEFFIELIYGEEYIIGYKCLQILIIGRIINTTFGVSNQFLKMIGEEKQATKGILLGVILAILLNVILIPTYGIIGAAIASSIALITWNVYLFLLLRKKLNHYNKIV; translated from the coding sequence ATGAAAAAGTTTATAAAAAGAAGGATTTCTAAAAACTTATTCATCAGTTTTATTATTCAGGGATTTTATACTATACTTTCGCCTTTATCTATGATTTTATTGGCACGTGTTTTAGGACCAGATGAATTTGGTGTCTTTGCTTTTACTATTTCAATCGTAACGATTTTATCAATTATTTCTGAATTAGGGCTACCTACAGTAATTACTAGATTTGGGACAATCTATTTTATGAAAAACAAAATGGAGTTATACAAAGGCCTTCTTAAATTTTCAAACAGTAGAATACTATTTGGATCTTTTTTGTTAGTATCAATAGTATTAATTTTATATTTTTTTGATTTAATTAATGAAGAATACGGACTTACTTTAGTCGTTGGTTTGCCTCTTATCTTTCTATTTGCTTTATCTAGAGTAAGATCATCTATTTTAACTTCAATTAATAAAGTGAATTTAGCACAATTGCCAGAAATGATTGTTAGGCCAATTCTTTTAATATTTTTTGTGTTATTAATATATTATTATGGAAAAATTTCAGCCTTTAATTCGGTTCTTATTTATGTTTTTATTAATGCTGTAGTTTATTTATTTGGTCAATCTCTAGTTGACAGGAATACTAGAAAGTTTAAATTGAAAAGAATAATATCAGCATTTGAAAAAAACAAATGGACACAGGTAGCATTTCCACTTTTTTTATTGGGGGGGATACAAATTTTAGGAGCACAATCAGATGTATTTTTGCTTGGACTATTGTCAGATAGTAATGATATAGGAGTTTTTAAATCAATGTATCAAATAAGCTTGTTAGTTATATTCTCATTAAGTGCAATAAATGCAATATGTACTCCTTTAATTGTAGAGAACTTTGAAAAAAACAGATATAAAGAATTAAAAAAGTTATTAGTAAATTTCTGTGGGATTAATTTTATTTTAGCAATCTTAATAGGATTTCCTTTTTTCTTTTTTGGAGAATTTTTTATTGAGTTAATCTACGGAGAAGAATATATAATAGGGTATAAATGTTTACAGATTTTAATTATTGGTAGAATAATAAATACAACATTTGGAGTATCAAATCAATTTTTAAAAATGATTGGAGAAGAAAAACAAGCAACTAAAGGTATTCTTTTAGGAGTTATTTTGGCAATCCTTTTAAATGTTATTTTAATACCAACGTATGGAATTATCGGTGCAGCAATTGCATCATCAATAGCATTAATAACTTGGAATGTTTATTTGTTTTTGCTTTTGAGAAAAAAATTAAATCATTACAATAAGATTGTATGA
- a CDS encoding UDP-N-acetyl-D-mannosamine dehydrogenase has product MNQPEVVMIGLGYIGLPTAALIAQNKTQVHGVDINPDIVNTINAGKIHIVEPELDKAVAEAVKEGFLKASINPVEAHVYLIVVPTPFKDKNEPDISFVEAATRAIIPLLKKDDLYIIESTSPVGTTEKMRDLIHSERPELINKLNIAYCPERVLPGNVMYELVHNDRVIGGIDEKSTNAAVAFYSKFIQGDLHKTNARTAEMCKLVENSSRDVQIAFANELSLICDKANINIWKLIDLANKHPRVNILQPGCGVGGHCIAVDPYFIVADYPMESKIIGKAREINNYKSFWCAEKVNTTKLEFELKYKRKPSIAIMGLAFKPNIDDLRESPAKYIAQKVLQNANNEEYYIVEPNIESHSVFKLTETNKAIEKADIIVFLVAHNEFKTLEFPANKVVLDFCGVIK; this is encoded by the coding sequence ATGAATCAACCTGAAGTAGTTATGATAGGATTGGGCTATATAGGGTTACCAACGGCAGCTCTAATAGCTCAAAATAAAACTCAAGTACATGGTGTAGATATCAATCCTGACATTGTTAATACTATTAACGCTGGTAAAATACATATTGTTGAACCTGAATTAGATAAAGCAGTAGCAGAAGCAGTTAAAGAAGGTTTTTTAAAAGCCTCTATAAACCCTGTTGAAGCACATGTTTATTTAATTGTTGTTCCAACTCCGTTTAAAGATAAAAACGAGCCAGATATTTCGTTTGTTGAAGCTGCAACGAGAGCAATAATTCCATTGTTAAAAAAGGATGACTTATATATTATTGAATCTACCTCACCAGTTGGAACTACTGAAAAAATGAGGGATTTAATACATAGCGAACGACCAGAACTGATAAATAAATTGAATATTGCTTACTGCCCGGAGCGCGTATTACCCGGTAATGTTATGTATGAATTAGTTCATAACGATCGCGTAATAGGAGGTATTGACGAAAAGTCAACTAATGCGGCTGTAGCATTTTATAGCAAATTTATCCAAGGAGATTTACATAAAACCAATGCAAGAACCGCTGAAATGTGTAAATTAGTTGAAAATTCTTCTAGAGATGTTCAAATTGCATTTGCAAATGAATTATCACTTATATGTGATAAAGCAAATATTAATATTTGGAAACTTATTGACTTAGCTAATAAACATCCTCGAGTTAATATCTTACAACCTGGTTGTGGTGTTGGCGGTCATTGTATAGCCGTAGATCCTTATTTTATAGTAGCAGATTATCCTATGGAATCTAAGATTATAGGAAAAGCACGAGAAATAAATAATTACAAATCTTTTTGGTGTGCAGAGAAGGTGAATACTACAAAATTAGAATTTGAGTTAAAATATAAACGTAAACCAAGTATAGCTATAATGGGACTTGCGTTTAAACCAAATATTGATGATTTAAGAGAATCCCCAGCGAAATATATTGCTCAAAAAGTTTTACAAAATGCTAACAATGAAGAGTATTATATTGTAGAACCTAATATTGAGTCACATTCAGTATTCAAATTAACAGAGACTAATAAAGCTATAGAAAAGGCAGATATTATAGTGTTTTTAGTGGCTCATAATGAATTTAAAACTTTAGAATTCCCCGCAAACAAAGTAGTGTTGGATTTTTGTGGGGTAATAAAATAA
- a CDS encoding UDP-N-acetylglucosamine 2-epimerase (non-hydrolyzing), with translation MNKKKSNLIVFGTRPEAIKMAPLVKEFLKHNDKFETRVCITAQHREMLDQVLSFFEITPDYDLDLMKPNQNLYSLTADIIKGLKPVLENFQPDYVYVHGDTTTTMAASIAAFYCGAKVCHIEAGLRTFNKRSPFPEEINRSIAGSISDFHFAPTTTSKQNLLNENISENTILVTGNTVIDALQFSSEKVTSSNYLDNEIDNLKTIVDDSKKIILVTGHRRENHGQGFINICSALSEVAKENSNVQIIYPVHLNPNVQKPVYDLLVNIDNIKLIDPLSYPAFVWLMNKSYLIITDSGGVQEEAPSLGKPVLVMRDTTERPEAVDAGTVLLVGTDINKIIKETNELLQNEKSYAQMSMLHNPYGEGDACNQIVKFIKNL, from the coding sequence ATGAATAAAAAAAAATCTAATTTAATAGTATTTGGTACTCGACCGGAGGCAATTAAAATGGCTCCTTTAGTTAAAGAGTTTCTCAAACATAACGATAAATTTGAGACTAGAGTTTGTATAACAGCTCAGCATAGAGAAATGTTAGATCAGGTTTTATCTTTTTTTGAAATAACTCCAGATTATGATTTAGATTTGATGAAACCAAATCAAAATCTCTACTCCTTAACTGCAGATATTATTAAAGGGTTAAAGCCAGTTTTAGAAAATTTTCAACCAGATTATGTTTATGTTCATGGAGATACCACAACTACGATGGCAGCAAGTATTGCTGCATTTTATTGTGGAGCAAAAGTATGCCATATAGAAGCAGGCTTGAGGACGTTTAATAAACGATCTCCTTTTCCAGAAGAAATAAATAGAAGTATTGCTGGTAGTATTTCAGATTTTCATTTTGCACCAACAACAACTTCTAAACAGAATTTACTTAACGAAAATATTTCTGAAAACACAATTTTAGTTACCGGAAATACAGTGATTGATGCTTTGCAGTTTAGTTCAGAGAAAGTAACTTCCTCTAATTATTTAGATAATGAAATAGACAATTTGAAAACGATTGTGGATGATTCTAAAAAGATAATTTTAGTTACTGGGCATAGAAGAGAAAATCATGGCCAAGGTTTTATAAATATTTGTAGTGCTTTGAGTGAAGTTGCTAAAGAGAATAGTAATGTTCAAATAATATATCCGGTCCACTTAAATCCAAATGTTCAAAAACCAGTTTATGATCTCTTAGTAAATATTGATAATATAAAATTAATAGATCCTTTATCGTACCCTGCATTTGTTTGGTTGATGAATAAGTCATATTTAATTATTACAGATAGCGGAGGAGTTCAAGAAGAAGCTCCTAGTTTAGGCAAACCTGTATTAGTAATGCGCGATACTACAGAAAGACCAGAGGCAGTTGATGCAGGTACGGTATTGCTTGTTGGAACTGATATTAATAAAATTATAAAAGAAACAAATGAGCTGTTGCAAAATGAAAAATCTTATGCTCAAATGAGTATGCTACACAATCCTTATGGAGAGGGAGATGCATGTAATCAAATAGTGAAATTTATTAAGAATTTATAA
- a CDS encoding NAD-dependent epimerase/dehydratase family protein encodes MYLKKYHNKDISKFTFLVTGGAGFIGSNLVEYLLKYNAKKVIILDNLSTGYKKNIKEFISFPNCEFIEGDIRDLETCKKAMNEVDYVLHQAALGSVPRSIDDPVTSNEVNVSGFLNMLVAAKESNNVKKMVYAASSSTYGDSKILPKVEDKIGNPLSPYAITKYVNELYADIFSKTYGFHSVGLRYFNVFGPKQSPNGDYAAVIPLFFNSAINNLPIKINGDGEQTRDFTFIENVVQANIKATFSNLGSHNIFNVATGKRISINNLWDIIKELTESNSKAVFATPRMGDVKDSLANIDKGRELLGYNPDFKFRNGIEITHNWFKSNLNFINN; translated from the coding sequence ATGTATTTAAAAAAATACCACAATAAAGATATTTCTAAATTCACGTTCCTTGTTACTGGAGGAGCAGGGTTTATTGGATCAAACCTTGTTGAATACTTATTAAAGTATAATGCTAAAAAAGTAATCATACTCGACAATCTTTCTACAGGGTATAAAAAAAACATTAAAGAGTTTATATCATTTCCAAATTGTGAATTCATTGAAGGAGATATTAGAGATTTAGAAACATGTAAAAAAGCGATGAATGAGGTCGATTACGTATTACATCAAGCTGCTTTAGGCTCAGTACCGAGATCAATTGATGACCCCGTTACTTCAAATGAAGTAAATGTATCAGGATTTTTAAATATGTTGGTTGCTGCAAAAGAGTCTAATAATGTAAAGAAAATGGTTTATGCAGCGTCTTCAAGTACCTACGGAGATAGCAAAATATTACCTAAAGTAGAAGACAAAATAGGAAACCCTCTTTCCCCTTATGCAATTACAAAATATGTAAATGAATTATATGCAGATATTTTTTCAAAAACATATGGATTTCATTCAGTAGGCTTAAGATATTTTAATGTATTTGGACCTAAGCAATCTCCTAATGGAGATTATGCAGCTGTAATTCCTCTTTTTTTTAATTCAGCGATAAACAATTTGCCTATTAAAATTAACGGAGATGGAGAACAGACAAGAGATTTCACGTTTATTGAAAATGTAGTACAAGCAAATATTAAGGCAACCTTCTCTAATTTAGGTTCTCATAATATTTTTAATGTGGCAACTGGAAAAAGAATAAGTATTAATAATCTTTGGGATATAATTAAAGAATTAACCGAATCTAATAGCAAAGCTGTTTTTGCTACTCCTAGAATGGGTGATGTAAAAGATTCTTTAGCAAATATTGATAAAGGAAGAGAGTTATTAGGTTATAACCCTGATTTTAAATTTAGAAATGGAATTGAAATCACACATAATTGGTTTAAAAGTAATTTAAATTTCATTAATAATTAA
- a CDS encoding nucleotide sugar dehydrogenase translates to MKQQHKIAVIGLGYVGLPLAIEFSKKYSVIGFDVNQNRVDELNLGNDTTLEINNDNLNAVLNLKGRKGLKLSSASIDITNCNIYIVTVPTPIDVNNKPVLTPLIKASKTIGKTLKKGDIVIYESTVYPGVTEDICVPILEQVSGLKFNKDFYCGYSPERINPGDKTHTIANIKKVTSGSTPEVGEIINELYASIITAGTYLAPSIKVAEAAKVIENAQRDINIAFVNELAKIFNKLDIDTYAVLEAASTKWNFLSFKPGLVGGHCIGVDPYYLAQKAQEVGYHPEIILAGRRLNDSMGEYVATQVLKLMAQNNISTKSAKILMLGITFKENCPDIRNTKAVDVYNFLKSFNMNVSVYDPWASNEEVRHQYGFEMINELNETFDAIVHVVAHDIFQELEFSKLKKENSIIYDVKGTLNNELVNKRL, encoded by the coding sequence ATGAAACAACAACATAAAATAGCAGTAATTGGCCTTGGTTACGTAGGATTGCCCTTGGCTATAGAGTTTTCAAAAAAATATTCTGTTATAGGGTTTGATGTTAATCAAAATCGTGTAGATGAGTTAAATTTAGGTAATGATACTACTCTAGAAATTAACAATGACAATCTAAATGCTGTTTTAAATCTAAAAGGGAGAAAAGGCCTCAAACTTAGTTCTGCCTCTATTGATATAACTAATTGTAATATTTATATAGTTACAGTTCCGACACCAATTGATGTTAATAACAAACCTGTATTAACACCTTTAATAAAAGCATCTAAAACTATAGGGAAAACTCTTAAAAAAGGAGACATTGTTATATATGAATCAACAGTTTATCCAGGGGTTACAGAAGATATTTGTGTTCCAATTTTAGAACAAGTAAGTGGATTAAAATTCAATAAAGATTTTTACTGTGGATATTCTCCTGAACGAATAAACCCAGGAGATAAAACACATACAATTGCTAATATTAAAAAAGTGACATCTGGATCAACACCCGAAGTTGGTGAAATTATTAATGAATTATATGCATCTATTATAACTGCTGGAACTTATCTGGCTCCTTCTATTAAAGTAGCTGAAGCAGCTAAAGTTATTGAAAATGCACAACGTGATATTAATATTGCCTTTGTAAATGAATTAGCAAAAATTTTTAATAAATTAGATATTGACACTTATGCAGTTTTAGAAGCGGCATCTACAAAGTGGAATTTTTTGTCATTTAAACCAGGATTAGTTGGAGGGCATTGTATAGGGGTAGATCCTTATTACCTAGCTCAAAAAGCGCAAGAAGTAGGGTATCATCCTGAAATTATTTTAGCAGGAAGGCGTTTAAATGACTCTATGGGAGAGTATGTTGCGACACAGGTTTTAAAATTAATGGCACAAAATAATATTTCAACCAAATCTGCAAAAATTCTAATGTTAGGGATAACGTTTAAAGAAAATTGTCCAGATATACGGAATACAAAAGCAGTTGATGTTTATAATTTTCTGAAATCGTTTAATATGAATGTTAGTGTGTATGACCCATGGGCTTCCAATGAAGAAGTAAGACATCAATACGGATTTGAAATGATTAATGAGTTAAATGAAACTTTTGATGCTATAGTGCATGTTGTAGCTCATGATATATTTCAAGAATTAGAGTTTTCTAAATTAAAAAAAGAGAATTCCATTATATATGATGTAAAAGGAACTTTAAATAATGAGCTAGTAAATAAAAGGTTATAA
- the rfbD gene encoding dTDP-4-dehydrorhamnose reductase: MRFNILVIGAKGQLGETIRRMATEEQEFIFHFVTKAELDITNEDIIHEFFKENKFRYCINCAAYTNVKEAEKYPKLAYEINAEATKTIANACKTNNTILIHISTDYVFNGESKKPYLETDITDPINEYGKSKLKGELYIQEILENHIIIRTSWLYSEYGNNFVKTMLKLADEKEELNVVDYQIGSPTYTGDLAKAIIKIISLDKQEFGVYNYCNSGQTSWYNFAKTIFRIKNLKLKINPVEFESSLEILKRPVFSVLDYTKIKKTFSVEIPYWKDSLKIMISNLDR, translated from the coding sequence ATGAGATTTAACATCTTAGTTATTGGTGCTAAAGGTCAATTAGGGGAAACCATTCGACGTATGGCAACTGAAGAGCAAGAATTTATATTTCATTTTGTAACAAAAGCAGAATTAGATATTACAAATGAAGACATAATACATGAGTTTTTTAAAGAAAATAAGTTTAGATATTGTATTAATTGTGCAGCTTATACCAATGTAAAAGAAGCTGAAAAGTATCCTAAATTAGCTTATGAAATTAATGCTGAAGCTACAAAAACTATTGCTAATGCTTGTAAAACTAACAACACAATTTTAATACACATTTCAACAGATTATGTATTTAATGGAGAGAGTAAAAAACCTTATTTAGAAACAGATATTACAGATCCTATAAATGAATATGGGAAATCTAAATTAAAAGGGGAGTTATATATTCAAGAAATTTTAGAAAACCATATAATTATTAGAACATCATGGTTGTATTCTGAGTATGGTAATAACTTTGTAAAAACAATGCTAAAATTAGCTGATGAGAAAGAAGAATTAAACGTAGTTGATTATCAAATTGGATCACCGACGTATACAGGAGATTTAGCAAAAGCTATTATTAAAATAATTTCTTTAGACAAACAAGAATTTGGTGTTTATAATTATTGCAATTCAGGGCAGACAAGCTGGTATAATTTTGCAAAAACAATTTTTAGAATTAAGAATCTAAAATTAAAAATAAATCCAGTTGAATTTGAAAGTAGTTTAGAAATACTAAAAAGGCCAGTTTTTAGTGTTTTAGATTACACTAAAATTAAAAAAACTTTTTCAGTAGAAATACCATATTGGAAAGATAGCTTAAAGATAATGATATCAAACTTAGATAGATAA
- the rfbC gene encoding dTDP-4-dehydrorhamnose 3,5-epimerase, with product MKIEETQLKGCFIITPNIFHDDRGFFFESYSSKVFNKLIGEVQFVQDNQSYSRRGVLRGLHFQNAEYAQAKLVQVTRGSVLDVCVDLRETSPTFGKHIAIELSEENKKQLFIPKGFAHGFLVLENNTVFSYKCDNYYNKNSEKGIIYNDETLNIDWNFSKEDIIISEKDLQLPTFESLFT from the coding sequence ATGAAGATTGAAGAAACACAGTTAAAAGGTTGTTTTATAATAACACCTAATATATTTCATGATGATAGAGGCTTTTTTTTTGAAAGCTATAGTTCTAAAGTGTTTAACAAATTGATAGGAGAAGTTCAGTTTGTTCAGGACAATCAATCATACTCAAGAAGAGGAGTATTAAGAGGGTTACACTTTCAAAATGCAGAGTATGCGCAAGCAAAACTAGTGCAGGTTACTAGAGGTAGTGTTTTAGATGTATGTGTAGATCTTCGTGAAACCTCACCTACTTTTGGCAAGCACATCGCTATTGAGCTTTCTGAAGAAAATAAAAAACAACTGTTTATTCCGAAAGGATTTGCTCATGGATTTCTAGTATTAGAAAATAATACGGTTTTTTCTTATAAGTGTGATAATTATTATAACAAAAACTCTGAAAAAGGTATTATATATAATGATGAAACTCTAAATATTGATTGGAATTTTTCTAAGGAAGATATAATAATTTCAGAAAAAGATTTACAATTACCAACTTTTGAAAGTTTGTTCACATGA
- the rfbA gene encoding glucose-1-phosphate thymidylyltransferase, which translates to MKGIILAGGSGSRLHPLTKVVSKQLMPVYDKPMIYYPLSTLMSTGIKEILIISTPKDTPRFKELLGNGNEYGCVFEYAVQEQPNGLAEAFIIGEDFIENDSVALILGDNIFYGSGLNELLQTNLNPEGGIIFAYHVQNPHRYGVVEFNNNNKAISIEEKPKQPKSNFAVPGIYFYDNTVIDIAKHIKPSGRGELEITDINKEYLKRNELSVQILDKGTAWLDTGTFSSLMQASQFVQVIEERQGLKIGCIEEVAYKMGFINKNELKQLALPLLKSGYGKYLQQLIL; encoded by the coding sequence ATGAAAGGAATCATTTTAGCAGGAGGTTCAGGTTCACGATTACACCCACTTACTAAAGTAGTAAGTAAACAACTGATGCCTGTTTATGATAAACCTATGATTTATTACCCACTATCCACGCTAATGTCTACAGGAATAAAAGAAATTTTAATTATTTCGACGCCCAAAGATACTCCTCGATTTAAAGAACTTTTAGGTAATGGAAATGAGTATGGATGCGTTTTTGAGTATGCCGTTCAAGAACAGCCTAATGGTTTAGCAGAAGCATTTATTATTGGAGAAGATTTTATTGAAAATGATAGTGTCGCATTAATTTTAGGAGATAATATATTCTATGGATCTGGTTTAAATGAATTATTACAAACAAACTTAAACCCAGAAGGAGGTATTATTTTTGCATATCATGTTCAAAACCCTCATCGCTATGGTGTAGTTGAGTTTAACAATAACAACAAAGCCATTTCTATAGAAGAGAAGCCTAAACAACCAAAATCTAATTTTGCTGTTCCAGGTATTTATTTTTATGATAATACTGTTATAGACATTGCTAAACATATTAAGCCAAGTGGCAGAGGTGAGTTAGAAATTACAGATATTAATAAAGAATATTTAAAACGAAATGAATTAAGCGTGCAAATCCTTGACAAAGGTACCGCTTGGTTAGATACAGGAACTTTTAGTTCTTTAATGCAAGCTTCTCAATTTGTTCAAGTTATTGAAGAAAGACAAGGCTTAAAAATAGGTTGCATTGAAGAGGTTGCCTATAAAATGGGTTTTATTAATAAAAATGAATTAAAACAATTGGCATTACCATTGTTAAAAAGTGGTTATGGTAAATATCTTCAACAATTAATATTATAA
- the rfbB gene encoding dTDP-glucose 4,6-dehydratase: MKMNILITGGAGFIGSNFIPFFLEKYKDTHIINIDKLTYAGELSNLKEVSHNNRYTFIKGDICNRALIENLFNNYNFKGVIHFAAESHVDNSINNPIEFITTNVLGTFNLIDVAKSHWMDNSNQIKAGFEKARFHHISTDEVYGTLSEVGLFTEDTAYAPNSPYSASKASSDFLVRSYYHTYNMNVVTTNCSNNYGPKQHDEKLIPTVIRKALKEEEIPIYGDGKNVRDWLYVLDHCKGIDLAFCKGKSGETYNIGGRNEYTNLQIANIICGILDKLLPKSQSYKKQITFVKDRLGHDYRYAIDASKIENELNWIADENFETGIEKTINWYIKKYNN, from the coding sequence ATTAAAATGAATATTCTAATTACAGGAGGAGCTGGTTTTATTGGTTCAAACTTTATTCCTTTTTTTTTAGAAAAATATAAAGATACTCATATTATAAATATAGATAAGCTCACTTATGCCGGTGAGCTTTCTAATTTAAAAGAAGTCTCTCATAATAATCGTTATACATTTATAAAAGGAGATATTTGTAATCGAGCTTTAATTGAAAACCTCTTTAATAATTACAATTTTAAAGGAGTTATACATTTTGCAGCAGAATCTCATGTCGATAATTCTATTAATAATCCAATAGAATTTATAACCACTAATGTTTTAGGGACATTTAATTTAATAGATGTTGCAAAATCACATTGGATGGATAATTCAAACCAAATTAAAGCAGGCTTCGAAAAAGCTCGTTTTCATCATATTTCAACAGATGAGGTTTATGGTACATTAAGTGAAGTAGGATTATTTACAGAAGATACAGCCTATGCTCCAAATAGCCCATATAGTGCATCAAAAGCGTCTTCAGATTTTTTAGTAAGGAGTTATTATCATACTTATAACATGAATGTAGTGACAACCAATTGCAGTAATAATTATGGACCAAAGCAGCATGATGAAAAATTAATTCCAACTGTGATTAGAAAAGCATTAAAAGAAGAAGAAATCCCTATTTATGGGGATGGTAAAAACGTTAGAGATTGGCTATATGTATTAGATCACTGTAAGGGTATAGATTTAGCTTTTTGTAAAGGAAAATCAGGAGAAACCTATAATATAGGAGGGCGAAATGAATACACTAACTTACAGATAGCGAATATTATTTGTGGTATTTTAGATAAACTATTGCCAAAAAGTCAATCGTATAAAAAACAGATTACTTTTGTGAAAGATAGATTGGGGCATGATTATAGATATGCAATTGATGCTTCTAAAATAGAAAATGAATTAAATTGGATTGCTGATGAAAATTTTGAAACTGGAATAGAAAAAACAATAAATTGGTATATTAAAAAATATAATAACTAA
- a CDS encoding M23 family peptidase, with protein MANNKKDKSKFTKKLLHKYRLVILNEDTFEERFAIKLTRLNVFVIVSLSSIILVALTTLLIAFTPLREYIPGYSSTALKKRATELNYKTDSLQRVINLNQKYFESISRVLKGDVKTVEFNKDSIINAAELDASKINLNPSKEDSLLREKVDKEDKYNLFESATSKVSFVLYPPVNGTISERYNAEEKHYAVDVVVAKDTPVKAAADGTIVLAEWTTQTGYVVIIDHGDGLISAYKHNASITKVQGDLVKAGEVIAISGNTGELTTGPHLHFELWSNGYPINPTTFIDFE; from the coding sequence ATGGCGAATAATAAAAAAGACAAAAGTAAGTTCACTAAAAAATTATTGCATAAGTATAGGCTAGTAATTCTTAATGAAGATACTTTCGAAGAGCGATTTGCAATTAAATTAACACGATTAAATGTATTTGTAATTGTATCACTATCATCAATTATACTGGTTGCTTTAACAACTTTACTAATAGCATTTACACCTTTAAGAGAATATATTCCAGGGTATTCTTCAACAGCATTAAAAAAGAGAGCAACAGAGCTTAATTATAAAACAGATTCACTTCAACGGGTTATTAATTTAAATCAGAAATACTTTGAATCTATTAGCCGTGTACTAAAAGGAGATGTAAAAACTGTTGAGTTTAATAAAGATTCTATTATAAATGCAGCAGAACTTGATGCTAGTAAGATAAATTTAAACCCTTCGAAAGAAGATTCGTTATTGAGAGAGAAAGTAGACAAAGAAGATAAATATAACCTTTTTGAATCTGCTACGTCTAAAGTGAGCTTTGTATTATATCCTCCTGTAAATGGTACCATAAGTGAACGTTATAATGCTGAAGAAAAACATTATGCTGTAGATGTTGTAGTGGCAAAAGATACTCCAGTAAAAGCAGCTGCAGATGGAACTATTGTATTGGCAGAATGGACAACACAGACAGGATATGTTGTAATAATAGATCATGGAGATGGATTAATCTCTGCTTACAAACACAATGCATCAATTACTAAAGTACAAGGCGATTTAGTAAAAGCGGGAGAAGTTATTGCAATTTCTGGAAATACAGGAGAATTAACAACTGGGCCACATTTGCATTTTGAACTTTGGAGTAATGGATATCCAATTAATCCAACGACTTTTATTGATTTTGAATAA
- a CDS encoding twin-arginine translocase TatA/TatE family subunit, with protein MGLHFLAIGPPQIILIVIVVLLLFGGKKIPELMRGLGNGIKEFKDASKEDKKAEDKKE; from the coding sequence ATGGGTTTACATTTTTTAGCAATCGGACCACCGCAAATTATATTGATAGTCATTGTTGTACTATTATTATTTGGCGGAAAGAAAATTCCAGAACTAATGAGAGGTCTTGGTAATGGAATAAAAGAATTTAAAGATGCCAGTAAAGAAGATAAAAAAGCAGAAGATAAAAAAGAGTAA